DNA from Candidatus Hydrogenedentota bacterium:
GGTCGGCTGAATGTCCATAGGCATCACAGCTTCATAAAGACCCATGGGCACAATGGCACGGACACTGCCGTTCGTGTCTGTAGTCATACTGAACAAGCGTTTGGGCAGAAGCCGTGACATAAAAAGGCGGCTCGCTGAAAACTTTTTTGCGCCCGGAGCCAGCCACCCAAGAAATTCACGATCGCGGCCTTCGCGCAACACGCATACTTGGTTGGAAAAACGATCCAGATAAGCGATCGTTTCATGAGAGGCGTCGCGTCCACAAAATACACTGCCCGATAAAATACGGTTTTCACCCGGCTCCAGCTCTTTCGCAGTAAGCTGGTCAAGACATGCGCCTATGCGCGTGCGCAGAAGATGCGGATCCTTGACAGCCGGTCCCGCTAAACTGACCACACGGGTCACATCCAATTTGCCGCTCAAGAAAAGATCGCCCAAGGACAATAGATCTTGAAGACCAATATGCCATACAGTTTTAATATTGTCCAAGGGATGGAGCCGATTCATTTCAGGGGGAGTACTGGGTGTGCGGCCC
Protein-coding regions in this window:
- a CDS encoding NADH:ubiquinone reductase (Na(+)-transporting) subunit A (uses the energy from reduction of ubiquinone-1 to ubiquinol to move Na(+) ions from the cytoplasm to the periplasm); protein product: AALCKLTPGKVYFCTDEKDKLRPQVIASNLQTESFSGPHPSGTVGVHIHVLDPVGLRVPGRTPSTPPEMNRLHPLDNIKTVWHIGLQDLLSLGDLFLSGKLDVTRVVSLAGPAVKDPHLLRTRIGACLDQLTAKELEPGENRILSGSVFCGRDASHETIAYLDRFSNQVCVLREGRDREFLGWLAPGAKKFSASRLFMSRLLPKRLFSMTTDTNGSVRAIVPMGLYEAVMPMDIQPTYLLRSLCVDDVEQAEKLGCLELDEEDLALCSFVDPGKTDFGLLLRRNLEIIEKEG